Proteins found in one Onychomys torridus chromosome 21, mOncTor1.1, whole genome shotgun sequence genomic segment:
- the Fam110c gene encoding protein FAM110C: protein MRALPAVDALARMRPPLRDPRAAEDTHTAQPACKSAVERLAADRAKYVRSTPRSSRGPVSECRVPEAPGVQHHNPIPSVLAPAPVARRAVSRKPLRPDSLVIYRQKCEFVRGPGADSSRGGLVKKFFQGTVKDKMPVAPETTGESGEDKTKETEAAWTKFDQAAATSPASMLPTPAPVVAMKYPDVPLEVASKVPVSPSGLDLQVSRRRGLQRSQSDLSSRYSIARAESDSDTFFLYCGLEPEVVEALGRENFSAGSDCVTLKVRSVSMATSESSFSRGSEDGLQEEELIEQVPSTTSVVERNARIIKWLFTCKKAKETPSQRLQGPA from the coding sequence ATGCGGGCCCTGCCAGCTGTGGACGCGCTTGCCAGAATGCGACCACCTCTCCGGGACCCCAGGGCGGCAGAGGACACTCACACCGCGCAGCCAGCGTGCAAGAGCGCGGTGGAGAGACTGGCGGCTGACCGCGCCAAGTATGTTCGTAGCACGCCGAGATCCAGCCGGGGTCCTGTTTCAGAGTGCAGAGTCCCTGAGGCCCCAGGAGTGCAGCACCACAACCCAATCCCTTCGGTTCTTGCCCCAGCTCCTGTAGCCCGCAGGGCTGTCTCTCGAAAGCCTCTGAGACCCGATTCGTTGGTCATCTACCGACAAAAATGCGAATTCGTCCGAGGGCCAGGCGCAGACTCTTCCAGAGGGGGTCTGGTGAAGAAATTTTTCCAGGGGACTGTCAAGGACAAAATGCCAGTGGCCCCTGAGACAACTGGGGAGTCAGGTGAGGACAAGACGAAGGAAACAGAGGCCGCTTGGACCAAGTTCGACCAGGCGGCAGCTACTAGCCCAGCTTCTATGTTACCAACTCCGGCCCCTGTAGTGGCCATGAAGTACCCGGACGTGCCTTTGGAGGTGGCGTCTAAGGTTCCAGTCTCACCCTCCGGCTTGGACCTACAGGTGTCGCGTCGCAGAGGATTGCAGCGCTCTCAATCAGATCTCAGTTCCCGCTACTCGATAGCCAGGGCTGAGTCTGACTCTGACACCTTCTTCCTGTATTGCGGCCTGGAACCCGAAGTGGTGGAGGCTCTTGGGAGGGAGAACTTCTCTGCTGGATCCGACTGTGTTACACTCAAAGTGCGTAGCGTAAGCATGGCTACTTCTGAAAGTAGCTTCTCCAGGGGTAGCGAGGACGGATTGCAAGAAGAGGAGCTCATTGAACAGGTGCCTAGCACCACCTCAGTGGTAGAAAGGAACGCCCGTATCATAAAGTGGCTGTTCACCTGCAAGAAGGCCAAAGAAACCCCCAGTCAGAGGTTGCAGGGACCTGCCTGA